Proteins co-encoded in one Anabas testudineus chromosome 8, fAnaTes1.2, whole genome shotgun sequence genomic window:
- the fbxl16 gene encoding F-box/LRR-repeat protein 16, which yields MLNMSTPSELKSPCVTRNGMVKLPPSQPNGLGSASITKGTPAAKNRLCQSSSVPSILPPPPSSLPYHHHHHLDGPGMPHSAASLLGSDLEPGKPHLGLKPSLRQLPPLTLPKPILLERQLVLDEKLLNRLLWYFTTAEKCVLAQVCKTWRKVLYQPKFWEGVTPILHAKELYTMLPNGEKEFVSLQAFALRGFQSFCLVGVSDLDICEFIDNYPLSKKGVRSVSLKRSTITDAGLEVMLEQMQGLMHLELSGCNDFTEAGLWSSLNARLTSLSVSDCINVADDAIAAISQLLPNLSELSLQAYHVTDTAMAYFTAKQGYTTHTLRLHSCWEITNHGVVNMVHSLPNLTALSLSGCSKITDDGVELVAENLRKLRSLDLSWCPRITDMALEYIACDLHKLEELVLDRCVRITDTGLGYLSTMSSLRSLYLRWCCQVQDFGLQHLFGMRSLRLLSLAGCPLLTTTGLSGLIQLQELEELELTNCPGATAELFKYYSQHLPHCMVIE from the exons ATGTTGAACATGTCCACCCCCAGCGAGTTGAAGTCTCCTTGTGTGACTCGTAATGGAATGGTGAAGTTGCCCCCGAGCCAGCCCAATGGTTTGGGCAGCGCGAGTATCACCAAGGGGACACCTGCTGCCAAGAACCGCCTGTGCCAGTCCTCCTCGGTACCTTCTattctgcctcctcctccatcttcccTTCcttaccaccaccaccaccacctggaTGGCCCTGGCATGCCCCACTCAGCTGCCTCTCTCCTGGGTTCTGACCTGGAACCTGGAAAACCTCACTTGGGCTTGAAACCTTCCCTTCGCCAGCTTCCCCCTCTCACTCTGCCCAAACCAATCCTTTTGGAACGCCAGCTTGTTCTTGATGAGAAGCTTCTTAACCGACTGCTCTGGTACTTCACCACAGCAGAAAAATGTGTGCTGGCACAGGTATGCAAGACATGGCGTAAGGTGCTGTACCAACCGAAGTTCTGGGAGGGTGTGACACCCATCTTGCATGCCAAGGAGCTATATACCATGCTGCCCAATGGAGAAAAGGAGTTTGTCAGTCTGCAGGCCTTTGCTTTACGTGGCTTCCAGTCTTTCTGTTTAGTGGGTGTGTCAGACCTGGACATTTGTGAGTTCATCGATAACTACCCACTGTCAAAGAAGGGCGTTCGCTCAGTCAGCCTCAAGAGGTCCACCATCACAGATGCTGGTTTGGAG GTAATGTTGGAGCAAATGCAAGGCCTGATGCACCTTGAATTGTCGGGCTGCAACGACTTCACAGAGGCTGGTCTATGGTCCAGTCTGAATGCCCGCCTAACTTCCCTCAGCGTCAGCGACTGCATCAATGTGGCGGATGACGCCATTGCCGCAATCTCACAGCTCCTGCCTAATCTATCAGAATTAAGTCTGCAGGCTTACCACGTCACTGACACGGCCATGGCCTACTTCACAGCCAAACAg GGCTACACCACCCATACACTGCGGCTTCACTCCTGCTGGGAGATCACCAATCACGGTGTAGTTAACATGGTGCACAGCCTTCCCAACCTGACTGCCCTAAGtctctctggctgctccaagATCACTGATGATGGTGTGGAGCTGGTTGCTGAGAACCTGCGTAAGCTCCGTAGCCTGGACCTGTCCTGGTGCCCTCGGATCACTGACATGGCCCTGGAGTACATTGCCTGTGACCTGCATAAGCTGGAGGAACTGGTGCTGGACAG GTGTGTGCGGATTACAGACACTGGCTTGGGTTACTTGTCCACCATGTCATCATTAAGAAGCCTGTATCTGCGCTGGTGCTGTCag GTGCAAGATTTTGGACTCCAGCATTTGTTTGGAATGAGGAGTCTTCGTCTGCTGTCTCTTGCAG GCTGCCCCCTGCTGACCACCACTGGTCTGTCAGGTCTCATCCAGCTGcaagagctggaggagctggagttGACCAACTGCCCTGGAGCTACTGCCGAGCTCTTCAAGTACTACTCCCAGCACCTGCCCCACTGCATGGTCATCGAGTAA